One Rhodopirellula bahusiensis genomic region harbors:
- a CDS encoding AraC family transcriptional regulator produces the protein MNKPARSKPHVALTVETATVYGREVLSGIMRFMRTQEDWSVFLEQRDLMTSPPSWLNDWQGDGIISRGSTDEMIEAAVQRNIPVVELNDRSEVDKAHVRSDDAKIGEMAARHLMERGFQHFAFCGFDFEAWSQRREEAFVKTIQQEGGHCDSFNSPWMNLARPWEEDQQAISQWLQTLPKPCGIFTCNDLRGQHVLAVCSTLELTVPEEVAVIGVDNDELLCQFCQPPLSSVIPNAEAVGFLAAERLSRWMKGESHHESQQVVAPTGVATRLSTDVVAIDHPEVASALAYIRQHACEGLTVDEVLQNVAVSRSTLERQLRRYLGRTPQQEIRNVQLKRVRELLVTTEMAAEQIAYRAGFDHPEYMHYVFKRDLGMTPGQYRQSVRGQEN, from the coding sequence TGGCTCTGACGGTCGAGACCGCGACCGTCTACGGACGTGAAGTTCTCTCCGGAATCATGCGTTTTATGCGAACGCAAGAAGACTGGTCGGTCTTCCTCGAACAACGCGACCTGATGACCTCGCCACCTTCGTGGTTGAACGACTGGCAGGGCGACGGAATCATTTCGCGAGGATCTACGGACGAGATGATCGAGGCCGCAGTTCAGCGGAACATTCCCGTGGTCGAACTGAATGATCGCAGCGAAGTCGATAAAGCTCACGTCCGCAGCGATGACGCCAAGATTGGCGAAATGGCGGCTCGACATTTGATGGAACGCGGGTTCCAACACTTCGCCTTCTGCGGCTTCGACTTCGAAGCTTGGTCGCAACGACGCGAAGAAGCTTTTGTCAAAACGATCCAACAAGAAGGTGGCCACTGCGACTCCTTCAATTCGCCATGGATGAACCTCGCACGCCCCTGGGAAGAAGACCAGCAAGCGATCTCGCAGTGGCTGCAAACGCTCCCCAAACCCTGCGGAATCTTCACCTGCAACGACTTGCGAGGCCAACATGTCCTGGCCGTTTGCTCGACATTGGAACTGACCGTCCCCGAAGAAGTTGCCGTGATTGGCGTCGACAACGACGAACTGCTGTGCCAGTTCTGTCAGCCGCCGCTTTCCAGCGTCATCCCGAATGCGGAAGCCGTTGGGTTCCTGGCTGCTGAACGTTTGTCCCGTTGGATGAAAGGCGAATCGCATCACGAATCACAGCAAGTCGTGGCCCCGACCGGTGTCGCGACTCGCTTGTCGACCGATGTCGTCGCGATCGATCACCCCGAGGTCGCATCAGCTTTGGCCTACATTCGCCAACATGCTTGCGAAGGACTGACCGTCGACGAAGTCTTGCAAAACGTTGCCGTTAGCCGCAGCACCTTGGAACGGCAACTCCGCCGATACCTGGGGCGAACGCCACAACAAGAAATCCGCAACGTCCAGCTCAAACGCGTTCGAGAACTGTTGGTCACCACCGAAATGGCCGCCGAGCAGATTGCTTATCGGGCGGGGTTCGATCATCCGGAATACATGCATTATGTGTTCAAACGTGACCTGGGAATGACCCCCGGCCAGTACCGGCAAAGCGTCCGCGGCCAAGAAAACTGA